From the Desulfobulbaceae bacterium genome, one window contains:
- a CDS encoding sensor histidine kinase produces the protein DPFYTTKKVGEGTGLGLAVVYGIIKKHKGSIVVQSAPGKGTRFDITLPSSEGQTTA, from the coding sequence TGATCCATTCTACACCACCAAAAAGGTGGGAGAAGGAACGGGACTGGGCTTAGCTGTTGTTTACGGAATTATTAAAAAACACAAAGGAAGTATTGTGGTGCAAAGTGCACCGGGGAAGGGAACCAGATTTGACATCACGTTACCATCAAGCGAGGGACAAACTACAGCATGA